A genomic region of Jeotgalibacillus haloalkalitolerans contains the following coding sequences:
- the purQ gene encoding phosphoribosylformylglycinamidine synthase subunit PurQ, whose product MKFAVIVFPGSNCDIDMYHAVKDELGEEVEYVWHDEADLSQFDGVLLPGGFSYGDYLRSGSIARFSNVMTEVVKAAEAGKPVLGVCNGFQILLEAGLLPGAMLRNQGLKFICRPVELEVVNNGTMFTQAYQPNERITVPVAHGEGNYFCDADTLKQLEANGQIAFRYADNPNGSLLSIAGITNEKGNVLGMMPHPERAVDELLGSADGLKLFQSIVKHWRDSHVVNA is encoded by the coding sequence ATGAAGTTTGCGGTCATTGTATTTCCAGGATCAAACTGTGACATTGACATGTATCACGCAGTAAAGGATGAGCTTGGTGAGGAAGTTGAATACGTCTGGCATGATGAGGCTGACTTAAGTCAGTTTGACGGCGTTTTACTGCCTGGCGGGTTCTCTTATGGAGATTACCTGCGTTCAGGGTCTATCGCACGCTTTTCGAATGTGATGACTGAAGTGGTGAAGGCTGCTGAAGCCGGTAAGCCTGTGCTTGGCGTATGTAACGGATTCCAGATTCTGCTTGAAGCAGGATTGCTGCCTGGCGCTATGCTTCGTAATCAGGGACTGAAATTTATCTGTCGACCTGTCGAACTTGAAGTTGTCAATAACGGGACAATGTTTACACAAGCCTATCAGCCAAATGAGCGGATCACAGTACCAGTCGCTCATGGTGAAGGCAACTATTTCTGTGACGCAGACACACTAAAGCAGCTTGAAGCAAACGGACAGATCGCTTTCCGTTATGCAGATAATCCAAATGGCAGCCTGCTTTCAATTGCAGGGATCACGAATGAAAAAGGAAATGTACTTGGCATGATGCCTCACCCTGAACGTGCTGTGGACGAGCTGTTAGGAAGTGCGGATGGGCTTAAATTGTTTCAATCAATCGTAAAACACTGGAGGGACTCTCATGTCGTTAATGCTTGA
- the purL gene encoding phosphoribosylformylglycinamidine synthase subunit PurL has protein sequence MSLMLEPADQQIKDEKIYREMGLTDEEFSLVEKILGRLPNYTELGLFSVMWSEHCSYKNSKPLLKKFPVTGEQVLQGPGEGAGIVDIGDGQAVAFKIESHNHPSAIEPYQGAATGVGGIIRDVFSMGARPIAILNSLRFGELDSPRVRYLFEQVVAGIAGYGNCIGIPTVGGEVQFDKSYDGNPLVNAMCVGLINHDEIQKGQAKGVGNTVMYVGAKTGRDGIHGATFASEELTEDSDEKRPAVQVGDPFMEKLLLEACLELIKNDALIGIQDMGAAGLTSSSAEMASKAGSGIEMNLDLVPQRETGMSAYEMMLSESQERMLIVIEKGREKEIQELFHKYDLDAVAVGTVTDDKRLRLLHEGNVVADVPVDALAEDAPVYHKPSKEPVYYREFQAIENQEPEVENVEETLHALLKQPTIASKEWVYDQYDYQVRTNTVVTPGSDAAVLRIRGTEKALAMTTDCNSRYLYLDPETGGKIAVAEAARNIVCSGGRPLAITDCLNFGSPDKPEIFWQMEKSVDGMSEACRVLNAPVIGGNVSLYNETNGTAVYPTPVVGMVGLIEKLDHITTQSFKQAGDAVYLIGDTKTEFGGSELQKLTAGEISGKAPELDLATELDRQQKVLTAIQQGLVQSAHDLAEGGLAVALAESAFGSGLGVTAETEGSAVTELFSETQSRFLISVKPENQEAFEELTGAKKIGEVTAQPVLKVVHNGAAVIDQPVEKFEESWRGAIPCLLN, from the coding sequence ATGTCGTTAATGCTTGAACCGGCAGATCAGCAAATCAAGGATGAGAAAATCTACCGAGAAATGGGGCTGACTGATGAAGAATTCAGCCTTGTAGAGAAGATCCTGGGCAGATTGCCTAACTATACAGAGCTTGGATTATTTTCAGTGATGTGGTCAGAGCACTGCAGCTATAAAAATTCAAAGCCTCTTTTAAAGAAATTCCCTGTCACAGGTGAGCAGGTACTTCAGGGACCGGGAGAAGGAGCTGGCATTGTTGATATTGGAGACGGCCAGGCAGTGGCATTTAAAATCGAGAGTCATAATCACCCATCTGCCATCGAACCTTACCAGGGTGCGGCGACAGGTGTCGGCGGCATTATACGGGACGTATTTTCAATGGGAGCTAGACCCATTGCGATACTCAATTCCCTACGCTTTGGAGAACTGGATTCTCCTCGTGTTCGGTACTTATTTGAGCAGGTAGTTGCAGGGATCGCAGGATACGGTAACTGTATCGGCATTCCGACAGTCGGCGGCGAAGTCCAGTTTGACAAATCTTATGACGGTAACCCGCTTGTTAATGCCATGTGTGTCGGGCTGATTAATCATGATGAGATTCAGAAAGGCCAGGCAAAGGGTGTTGGTAACACAGTGATGTATGTCGGGGCAAAAACTGGCCGCGATGGCATCCACGGTGCGACATTTGCATCTGAAGAACTAACAGAGGACTCAGATGAAAAGCGTCCAGCAGTACAGGTGGGAGATCCATTTATGGAAAAGCTTCTGCTTGAAGCATGCCTTGAACTGATTAAAAACGATGCGCTGATCGGCATTCAGGATATGGGTGCAGCGGGTCTGACAAGCTCGTCAGCTGAGATGGCAAGTAAAGCAGGTTCAGGTATTGAAATGAACCTTGATCTTGTCCCACAGCGTGAAACAGGTATGTCAGCTTATGAAATGATGCTGTCTGAATCACAAGAGCGTATGCTGATTGTCATTGAAAAAGGGCGCGAAAAAGAAATTCAGGAGCTGTTCCATAAGTATGACCTTGATGCAGTAGCTGTCGGAACGGTTACAGATGATAAGCGTCTCCGTCTTCTTCATGAAGGAAACGTTGTAGCAGATGTACCGGTTGATGCGCTTGCTGAAGATGCACCGGTCTATCATAAGCCTTCAAAAGAGCCTGTTTACTATCGTGAATTCCAGGCGATTGAAAATCAGGAACCTGAAGTTGAAAATGTGGAAGAAACGCTGCATGCACTTTTAAAACAACCGACTATCGCGAGTAAAGAATGGGTCTATGATCAGTATGACTATCAGGTGCGCACAAACACGGTTGTAACGCCTGGTTCTGATGCAGCCGTTCTTCGTATCCGCGGCACTGAAAAGGCGCTTGCAATGACAACAGACTGCAATTCACGCTATTTGTATCTTGATCCTGAGACAGGCGGGAAAATCGCAGTGGCAGAAGCTGCACGTAACATTGTCTGCTCAGGCGGACGTCCGCTTGCGATTACAGACTGCCTGAACTTTGGAAGTCCTGATAAGCCGGAGATTTTCTGGCAGATGGAGAAATCCGTGGATGGTATGAGTGAAGCGTGCCGCGTGCTGAATGCACCTGTTATTGGCGGAAACGTTTCTTTATATAACGAAACAAACGGTACAGCGGTCTACCCGACACCGGTTGTCGGAATGGTTGGCCTGATTGAAAAGCTGGATCATATTACAACTCAAAGCTTCAAGCAGGCAGGAGACGCTGTATACCTTATTGGGGATACAAAAACTGAGTTTGGAGGAAGTGAGCTTCAAAAGCTGACTGCAGGAGAGATCTCAGGGAAAGCACCTGAGCTTGATTTAGCAACAGAACTTGATCGTCAGCAAAAGGTGTTAACAGCAATCCAGCAGGGACTTGTACAATCTGCACACGATCTTGCTGAAGGCGGTCTTGCAGTGGCGCTTGCTGAGTCGGCATTCGGTTCAGGTCTTGGTGTTACAGCTGAAACAGAAGGTTCTGCAGTAACTGAACTCTTCAGCGAAACACAATCAAGATTCCTGATCAGTGTGAAGCCGGAAAATCAGGAAGCATTTGAAGAACTGACAGGCGCAAAGAAAATTGGTGAAGTGACAGCACAGCCTGTATTAAAAGTTGTGCATAACGGAGCAGCTGTTATCGACCAGCCAGTAGAAAAATTTGAAGAGAGCTGGAGAGGAGCAATCCCATGCTTGCTGAATTAA
- the purS gene encoding phosphoribosylformylglycinamidine synthase subunit PurS, whose translation MIKVKVHVTLRESVLDPQGTAVKNSLHAMDYHEVQDVRIGKYLELLIEPSDRPLEETVKEMCEKLLANTVIENYEFEVEEAVTQ comes from the coding sequence ATGATAAAAGTTAAAGTTCATGTAACGTTAAGAGAGAGTGTACTTGATCCGCAGGGAACAGCAGTAAAGAATTCACTTCATGCAATGGATTATCACGAAGTGCAGGATGTACGAATCGGAAAATACCTGGAGCTTTTAATTGAGCCGTCTGACCGTCCGCTTGAAGAAACGGTTAAAGAAATGTGCGAGAAGCTTCTTGCAAATACAGTTATTGAGAACTATGAGTTTGAAGTGGAGGAGGCCGTTACACAATGA
- the purF gene encoding amidophosphoribosyltransferase: MLAELKGLNEECGVFGVWGHEQAAQMTYYALQSLQHRGQEGAGIAATDGENLSFSKGEGLVTEVFTQEMLEELKGHGAIGHVRYATAGGGGYENVQPLVFRSQSGTLTLAHNGNLVNANQLKHQLERQGSILQTTSDTEVLAHLIKRSGYASLEERVKNALTMLKGAYAFVIMTETELMVALDPHGLRPLTLAKVGDGYAVASETCAFDIIGAEVIRSVEPGELLIINDEGIRSERFSYATNRAICSMEYIYFSRPDSDIDGINIHSARKRLGKQLAQEFPIEADVVTGVPDSSISAAIGYAEEASIPYEMGLIKNRYIGRTFIQPSQELREQGVKMKLSPVRGVVEGKRVVMVDDSIVRGTTSRRIVKMLKEAGATEVHVVISSPPIKNPCFYGIDTSSHEELIASKHSVEEIRQQIGADTLSFLSVEGLVKAVGREDEGENRGHCLACFTGKYPTEIYPDTLHPYEKELAH; the protein is encoded by the coding sequence ATGCTTGCTGAATTAAAAGGATTAAATGAAGAATGTGGCGTCTTCGGCGTCTGGGGCCACGAACAGGCTGCACAGATGACGTATTACGCACTTCAAAGCTTACAGCACCGCGGTCAGGAAGGAGCGGGAATCGCTGCGACTGACGGAGAAAACTTATCTTTTTCTAAAGGTGAGGGGCTTGTAACAGAGGTATTTACCCAGGAAATGCTTGAAGAGTTGAAGGGGCATGGCGCAATTGGACACGTCCGCTATGCAACTGCAGGAGGCGGCGGCTATGAAAACGTTCAGCCGCTTGTCTTCCGCTCTCAAAGTGGCACCCTGACACTTGCCCACAATGGGAACCTGGTGAATGCCAATCAGTTAAAACACCAGCTTGAACGTCAGGGAAGCATCCTTCAGACAACATCAGATACGGAAGTACTTGCACACCTCATTAAAAGAAGCGGATATGCATCCCTTGAGGAACGTGTGAAGAACGCACTGACTATGTTAAAAGGGGCTTATGCTTTTGTCATCATGACTGAAACTGAATTAATGGTTGCGCTGGATCCGCATGGTTTAAGACCGTTGACGCTTGCAAAAGTCGGTGACGGCTATGCAGTAGCATCTGAGACGTGTGCATTTGACATTATCGGTGCAGAAGTCATCCGTTCGGTAGAGCCCGGAGAACTGTTGATTATTAATGATGAAGGCATCCGCTCAGAGCGCTTTTCATATGCAACAAACCGTGCGATCTGTTCAATGGAATATATCTACTTCTCACGTCCGGACAGTGACATCGACGGGATCAACATTCACTCGGCGAGAAAGCGTCTCGGCAAGCAGCTTGCGCAGGAATTCCCGATTGAAGCAGATGTCGTAACAGGGGTCCCTGACTCAAGTATTTCAGCAGCAATCGGCTACGCTGAGGAAGCATCGATTCCTTATGAAATGGGACTAATCAAAAACCGTTATATTGGCCGTACATTTATTCAACCCTCTCAGGAGCTTCGGGAGCAGGGTGTCAAAATGAAGCTGTCACCGGTCAGAGGTGTTGTTGAAGGTAAGCGTGTGGTTATGGTGGATGATTCAATCGTTCGCGGAACAACCAGCCGCCGTATCGTGAAAATGCTGAAGGAAGCCGGTGCGACTGAAGTGCATGTTGTCATCAGTTCACCGCCGATTAAAAATCCGTGCTTTTACGGAATTGATACAAGCAGTCATGAAGAGCTGATCGCTTCTAAACACTCTGTCGAAGAAATCCGTCAGCAAATCGGTGCTGATACATTATCATTTCTCAGTGTAGAAGGACTCGTTAAAGCGGTCGGCCGCGAAGATGAAGGTGAAAACCGCGGACACTGTCTGGCATGCTTTACAGGAAAGTATCCAACCGAGATTTACCCGGATACCCTGCATCCGTACGAAAAAGAACTGGCGCATTAA
- the purN gene encoding phosphoribosylglycinamide formyltransferase, with amino-acid sequence MSEVKFAVFASGSGSNFEAIAQAIRDGRLKGSLVLLVTDKPGAFAVNRAEALGVDVCALNPKDFPSKAEYETAILEMLHEKEVEWLVLAGYMRLIGSVLLQAYPKRIVNVHPSLLPAFPGKDALGQAIDSGMKVTGVTIHYVDEGMDTGPVIVQEPFKIPDGWERDEIEKVIHGIEHRLYPETLNQLFAEALEETK; translated from the coding sequence ATGAGTGAGGTTAAATTTGCGGTATTTGCATCAGGAAGCGGCAGTAACTTTGAAGCAATCGCCCAGGCAATCCGTGATGGCAGATTAAAAGGCTCCCTCGTGCTGCTCGTCACGGACAAACCTGGTGCGTTTGCCGTCAATCGTGCAGAAGCACTTGGGGTTGATGTTTGCGCATTGAATCCTAAAGATTTTCCGTCAAAAGCTGAGTATGAGACAGCAATTCTTGAAATGCTTCATGAAAAAGAAGTAGAATGGCTGGTATTAGCAGGGTATATGAGACTTATCGGTTCTGTCCTTCTTCAGGCCTATCCGAAACGTATTGTCAATGTGCATCCATCACTTCTCCCTGCATTTCCGGGGAAAGACGCGCTTGGACAGGCAATCGACAGCGGGATGAAAGTAACAGGTGTGACGATTCATTATGTAGATGAAGGAATGGATACAGGGCCTGTGATTGTGCAGGAGCCTTTTAAGATTCCTGATGGATGGGAAAGAGATGAGATTGAAAAGGTGATCCACGGAATTGAGCATCGCCTTTACCCTGAAACACTTAACCAGCTATTTGCTGAAGCATTGGAGGAAACAAAATGA
- the purM gene encoding phosphoribosylformylglycinamidine cyclo-ligase → MSDAYKQAGVNIEAGYEAVERMKKHVKRTERAGIMGAFGGFGGMFDLSALNYKEPVLISGTDGVGTKLKLAFAMDKHDTIGVDCVAMCVNDIAAQGAEPLYFLDYLAVGKAEPEKIEQLVKGIADACVDSGCALIGGETAEMPGMYEEDEYDMAGFAVGAAEKSRIITGEAIQPGDVLIGLPSSGIHSNGFSLVRKVLLEQSQMQLTDRPEGFEETLGEVLLTPTRLYPKAVKTALAAGEITGMAHITGGGFYENLPRMLPEGTSIEVNNNSWPVLPVFDLIQKAGDFSDQEMFSVFNMGIGFVFAVRPDYAAAVQRKLADAGEESYEIGHVTAGSGKKVTIHE, encoded by the coding sequence ATGTCTGATGCCTACAAACAGGCCGGAGTTAACATCGAAGCAGGATACGAAGCAGTAGAGCGTATGAAAAAGCATGTGAAACGCACAGAGCGCGCAGGCATTATGGGCGCATTCGGCGGTTTTGGCGGAATGTTTGACCTGTCAGCCCTGAATTACAAGGAACCAGTCCTGATCTCGGGAACAGACGGTGTCGGAACAAAGCTGAAGCTTGCATTTGCCATGGACAAGCATGACACAATCGGCGTTGACTGTGTGGCAATGTGTGTAAATGATATTGCTGCCCAGGGCGCAGAGCCACTGTATTTCCTTGATTACCTGGCAGTCGGTAAAGCAGAGCCTGAAAAGATTGAACAGCTTGTAAAAGGAATCGCAGACGCATGTGTAGACTCCGGCTGTGCCTTAATTGGCGGAGAAACTGCTGAAATGCCTGGTATGTATGAAGAAGATGAGTATGACATGGCAGGGTTTGCCGTTGGAGCCGCTGAAAAAAGCCGGATCATTACAGGGGAAGCGATTCAGCCTGGAGATGTATTAATCGGATTACCGTCAAGCGGGATTCACAGCAATGGCTTTTCACTGGTCAGAAAAGTACTGCTTGAGCAAAGTCAAATGCAGCTCACTGACCGTCCCGAGGGATTTGAAGAAACACTTGGTGAAGTTCTATTAACACCAACACGCCTGTATCCTAAAGCTGTAAAAACAGCACTTGCAGCGGGTGAAATCACTGGAATGGCACATATCACCGGTGGCGGATTCTATGAAAACCTTCCACGTATGCTGCCTGAAGGAACATCCATTGAAGTGAACAATAACAGCTGGCCGGTACTTCCGGTATTTGATCTGATTCAAAAAGCCGGAGACTTTTCAGATCAGGAAATGTTCAGCGTATTTAATATGGGAATCGGCTTTGTGTTTGCAGTGCGTCCAGATTATGCAGCAGCTGTTCAGAGAAAGCTTGCAGATGCAGGTGAAGAAAGCTACGAGATTGGTCACGTGACAGCTGGAAGCGGAAAGAAGGTAACCATACATGAGTGA